In Maniola jurtina chromosome Z, ilManJurt1.1, whole genome shotgun sequence, the genomic window CAATCTTTTACCCTTGGCTTTTGTTCATTCTTTGTGAATCAGTTCGCTAAATGAGCAATAGCTAAGAAGTATAGTATGGTAGTTAATACCCTTGCTATTAAGGAAAGATGATTAAAAGTTATGTGACATAAAATTTGCAATAGATACGATATAATTGACACCGAATTTATTCTCGCACGTAAGAATTATAGACGTTAAAAATGCGTGAATCTGAATTCAACCTTACACAAGAGagcctataatattatgtaaaatcttTCAGTTGTTAACACTTATTCTGAAAGGCGTAAGTACACAATGTTTTCAGGGACGTTAACGCTCAGCTCGTGAAAATTAAATGCCTGAAATGAATCACGCATACATCGCAGTCTCTTCGCATACTTAAATTGACCATTTGGTCTATTTATCCAGCAGAATCGTAGTTGCGGTAAGGCCGGAACTGTTATATAAAGCAAACACGTCGTTCTTTTGCGAAACTTTGCGGGTGCCTATTTTCGCAGAATTGTTTCAAAAACCGTACACGCAATTTTATTTCAAGGTCTTTTGTCAATCACAGAATTTTCAAATGTGTAAGCATAATTTTAACCaacaattttgtatggaaaagcAACTCATTACAGTCTTTCCCCTTGACCGCGATCTCAACTgctgataaataaataacgatGTGTCCAAGATGGAAACTACCAAGTTTATACTTCACTagtttttgcccgcgactttgtcgtACAAGTACGATTTTTAGTCCTTAATTAATGATGAACggttgacatgacagttgacatataGAGCTAAAATAGCGCGTGAACCCTCAAAATGATACCATTATAGATGGTTCGAATTGGGAACATCCTTTTTTTGAAGCCGGTAACAGTAGAGTATTTCAGTGAACTGTTAGTGGTCTCAATCTGGAACATAGaagcataggtattgtagaaCAAGCTCTTGACACACGGCACGTGACCTAAAACTTTACTCCCGTACCTAATGTTTGAGCGAACTTTCTCACGTCGAATTTTTCTATTTCTGCTACGAATACAGACAGACATCCCCTGATATGTATtgatatgcccgcgacttagtcggCGTGGACTACACCTCTTAAGGGTTGAATTGTTTTCCAAAAATCCCCTCTTTGCGGATGTCTCCGTCATATCTATCTAAGTTCCAAATTTTAGCTTAACCAGTCcactagtttgagctgtgcgcaatcagtcagtcagtcacctatTTTCTAATTTGTCATCAAATTGTTTATACGAAATTAGCTGCTGAGTTTCTTTCCAGATTTTTACAATAGTTTGAAACTTTGTGAGAATGATATTCAGTTATTAAGAAGCAAAACATAAATATACTATGTAGAGAATACATATATTCCAACATTAAAGATACCGTTTtgaattttatacctactgacAGATGCGAAATTCattcaatatatttattttctaagtAAGCCTTATTGTCGGCCAACTTTGCGCACGTCTGCAATCCGTCGGACCATACTTCCGTAGAAACGAGATAAGCAGAAATAACATGGTTGCTTTCAAAGGCGAATTTGATAGCAGTCGACGCCCACAGGACTTGATCTAGAGCGGAAGAGCCATCGATTTGTAttatactagcttttgctcgcagCTTCATccgcatttttttttgtgtctgtctgtttattttttattttatctgtaccataaagttgtaacaataaagagaagaAGAAAGATAAACTCTTAAAATTCCGTAcattattatgaacatcatattttgggtgtatgaaatatttcttttctgagctagaacatcgcagtgAATCGTGTACAAAAACCCCAAAATATGTTCATTTGTTTTGATCACAGCttacaaattatttaataaatctttgttttcagtatttgttgtatAAAACCGTATATGGTAGGTGCGTAAAAATTCATAtccctaactagtttagtttttgagctAGCCCCAGTCGCAAAAATGGTCTGAAACTGCCAACTTTGACGGCCcctcatttttttatttcttttaagatagaaaaaatatataatcgTACTCTACTACTCGAAAATTGAAGCGATCAGTAAAATAAATGCCTTCTTTATTGCGAGAGATAGATAATGGTATTCACTGTGGAGAACGTCTCCTGGTTTCTATTTTATATCTTGatagattcaaattcaaaatatttttattcaattaaacttttacaagtgcttttgaatcgtcaagataattaccactggttcggaatgccgttcctactgaaAAGAACCAAAAAGAAACTCAAGAAAGAAACTCGAAACAAGAAAGAAGATTTGAGAGATAAGGGCCAGTACTCACGGTTGGGTCAACTCTGGTGGGGCTGCTGGTCTTCTTCGGGTATGCATTCGGCATCCTCGTGATCATGCCTCGCACGCCCCGCTCCACCAAAGTCTCGAATTTGACCGTGCCGGGCGGGAGGTGCTTGATGCGAATGGCGCTCTGACTGGTGTTCGAGTTGGCGAACGTCGTCACTGGGTGTACTGCAAATTCCACCTAACACACAAATGGATGGattattacatttttagggttccgtagagtGAGGTTGATATCTATAGAGCAttatttgactttacttagactgaagtttcagttaaaacgagacagaattATGGCAGCGGTacaatgctgtctcgttttaacaatgtcttattcagagcaaagtcaaagtgcgctctatagatctctgTCTAAGACACCGCATACGTTTGACtgcatccatactaataaagtATCGTGACTGAAATATTGTAtttacacacagacagacacgcagGTAAGCCCGCagacacgcacgcacacacacacacatacacaattGATTTGAAAGCCAGCGGCCCAATTACAAGTTTGTACACCCGGCTATCTAAGAAtccgaaaaaaaaacatgttccgtacttttttagcaatattaaaatgatGCTGGTAAcctaaatttagtttaagagtaagacaacagaatcggcgccattaATAGCtgtaatccaatttttttactatttccaTTTATTACTGcaatttcaaaaactaaattaatttttcgtttAGTTTGACCGTCTATCGGCGCTTCAACCACTATTGACATTAGCATATAGTTGAAACGACTTTGAATTTTTTACCCATACCAAAATCGCCTAAAGCAGTTCTCACCTCAATAAATTTGTTTCTACCTATGTTCTTTATAGATTTTGAAACCATCCGCCCGATGTGCCCCAAAAtgggtttcattagaaaggctaAAGAAGGTGAAGATGGTTTAAGACTAATTAAACAAAATGTATTCCTTTTTTAGCGCAGAGCACACGCCGGGTATCTGCtagttaattattaaattttgtcGTCTCCTAACGCTGGTAAAGAAAGAAGAAGTTAGCGGCATACCTCGTCACCCACGTTTAGCTCCTGCCCCTGGCGCAGAACCTCGTGGAATTGGAAAGGCATCCGTTGGTCGCGCTCCGCGCAACGGATGAACCCAAATCCGTTCCGCAGCAGGCAGACCACGCCTTGCTCCCTCCTGTCACAAATCAAACGACAACTTAAGGTGACGCTGTACGCTCGACCGAAATGCCGGTGCACGTGGGTAATCTGTTTGCTATTTCACCTAACATTGTGAGAAAGAGATCCCCGGTATAAAGATGCCCGGCTGGCCCTTCCCTCTACCATCCGCGCGGAGTCGAATTTTCGGTGAGAGGCACGATGAATTTCACCAGCAGGCAGGTAGATAgcccttatagcacaagtgaaggaataaatccgaaaaccgtgaatttgtggttatgtaacataaataaattaaaatgtgtttccatttatcaaagtaagataactaactacaccaagtggggtatcatatgaaagggctttacctgtacatcctaaaacagatctatatttatttttatgcataacagtttttgatttatcgtgcaaaattttggaaaaatggAGCCTTCAGTGCagttcaatcgtcaaataatttttatctgtggaataaatttgagattttgacattttttctaTAGGAAAAATGACTGTTCTTTATTCCTTGCATCGCAGCCTGAAAACAGCtattctgtttggcggccacgATGCGATAAGAGTTACTCAAGCCTGCCTCAAGAAATTttactccaaaaaatgttagtaaCTCCCCATTGTTACCTTTCTCCAGACACATTGAAGGACTCGTCGAGCAGCGATATGTTGGTCGCGCGCTTGAGCTGGTCTCGCCTATCCGTGGCCACTTGGAACTGCACCCAGTCGCCGTGGCGCAGTGTGAACTCGCCGATCTGGTCTTTGTCGCCGAAAGGCACCTGGTTGCAACCAAATAGTGTCAAAGTAGACCTTGAAGCGTAAAACAATCTTTGTGTCGCGTTAGCCGTGGCTGAACAGCTCGTTCACaaaggctgcgtaagcgtagacatagcgcgtaccattgcgttgtaatgtatggaactgtatgaaacatggcacaccgcttgcgtaaagcgtggacgtatgcgtaacgcGGTATGTTAGGGGTTTaggcgcgtcactacgcacgtgtcacgtgtacgcaattggcgTGAATTGGCCTAAAAGGTGTGCACAGTCATTTGAAACACGGCTTTCGAGATATCTCTCGGACGTCCGAGCGCTGAGGGTAGTTCGCGACTTACGTCTACATACAgtacgacaaggatcttttggcacttgaatgacattgtCAGGTGGGTGTAGTTGTAAAAAAATGGATGCCAGCAATTAAAATATCCTCAATTTTAGAGAATAAATATGTTGAAAATGTTAATGTTGAAAACCGAGTGAGTTTTATCTACTTTGAACTGAATTAGAAATTGGGAAAGACCTCTCTGTTTCCACAGCGGGAAAGAATAACAAAAACCATAGATTAGCTATGGACTTGCAACCTGTCATgtttacctgctcaaatactataTTTACGTAGTGCTAAATATAAGTTATAAGATGCAGATTCATTTATGCTGTATCTATTAACAGTATATCGTCATGTTAATGTATAATATGGAATTACTCACCTCAACTTCAGAGTGATCCGCCGCACGGTACCGGATCCGGCCCGGCAGCGGATCGCTCGTCCGGTAAACGGGTCCGCGCTCGAGAGGCTTCAGTACTTGCCCGCGCATCATCTCAGGGCTGACGTCCTCAAACACCACTGAGCCACTGGGCAGCTTTGTGATATTGCACGCTACCTCTTTGCCCTGGGAAAAACGCAGCTTTTTACAAGTGTATGCTTTCAAATCTAAGCCGTCAACTTAAGCCGTCTTAAGTTCCTAAGTaagattcgctaactcagtgtctaacactggaTGTACTTttcgtagacctagaatcatgaactttTGCAGGTAGATAGgccctatagcacaagtaaaggaaaaaatccgaaaaccgtgagagttacatcacaaaaaaattaaaaagttagcatgaataaataataattcacgGGTTTTCCCgtgaaagttcccacgggacgcggacaaaatcgcgggcaacagctaatattagtattaatatattctgaaaattaaccattttatgaatattatcgTAACAACAGGGAAGTACTCGGACGTGTTAACGTGAAATTAACAAGTAATGAATTAATACGCTATCTATTATACTTTACGCTGCTGTGCACCGCAGTTTAGCGAGTGTACAGTGCAGCAACTACGGTGCAAATGAATGCCCGCCGACATGTTGTTTGGCAAGCATATAACACACTGTAACGTTAATAGAAAGGGTAGTGGATCATggtcttaaaaatatatatgtgaaGAGGGCAATTTTCTCCATATGAGGTGGTGGTGTGGAATGCCCTTTCGCCATCCGTATTTTCTACTACGCGGCCACGTACAACCTAAGTACTTTCAGGGCACGAGTGAATGTGCATCTTCCAGCCAagcgcgcaccaaaacatacctcataatttttttttacccaactgcggcaaagccaaaaggaagggttatgattttagcagtctatgtatgtatgtatgtttgtatctagattctgtgtgtttcaccgtagcgcctaaactactagcctgattttttcaaattcaaattcaaaatatttttattcaattagacttttacaagttcttttgatgaatgaggtgtcaattgattctttGTAGAGGTCCAGGTAACTTAGGcaatatattatatgaaataaatgacctaatggatgttacatcaagaaaagtgggggtctccaaaattttttttgctatttcgAGTGGAATGTCAAATTAAAAAGGAGAAAATTGTGAGCTTACGAATAGAAATGTacaaacaacattaaaatataccaagcaattgaaaaacaatttttgtataataattcagcgtttattaagacgatcgcagtcgggttttagttttcaacttttttagcATTATATACGTCATGGGCAAGCCTATTACGCAAGAAATAAAAGGGTTCTCCCCATTGTAAAagcacagcgctcaccactgcgctaaGGATGCCACCAAAGGTGTCCCTCTGCTTTGAGCAGGTGTTTGTATCTCAACTGTACGTTCGCTACACGGTGGTGTATAACCGCATGCATATGGGTGGTTCATTGTTATGAGTTAAGCACAGCTCGGGCGTTCATAACATTCATCTCGCATACTCGattaatttcatataatattatttgtggaTAATTAAAAGGCATTGTGGAATTTCATGTGTGTTGTATGTGTAAAATCCAGCCTGGAATTAGTTCGGACATGAATgaatatgaaattaataatgaaaaatgtttaacTGTTCATATTATGAGAAGGAACTTTTTTTAGGTCATGTAACAAGATGGAACATGAAATATAAAGACAgagataaaattaaaagctataaGTTTAATTGGTGGGCTGATTATTTAGAAGCAACTTCTATCAGGCAACTATGTTGCAGAGAATATACTAATCAGTGAAAAAAGGACATGTTACAAGGCTACATAGAACTTAGGGATAGTTGAAATGAATTCAAAGCttattgaattaataataatgctaGGCTATATTTACATTTAGTTACATTTAAACAAAACCACTTTGCCGGTTGGCTCTATTCTGTGGATTTGAAAATTGATTTTGGTATTTTGGACTAATGGATATGCTTTCATTCAAATTTCGAATATATCGAAGCAAATAGCCGTAGGGTATGGACTTGCATGAGCTATGTAACTAGAAAAcaacagtttatttttattttttccgttTCTGAGAAATACAGAGCTCCCAGTATTTTTAGAATAACCtggttttaaagttaaaattgtTAAGGTATGACTTGACAGTTACAGTAACTCAGGTTGTTTTTTGGACATAAGCACAGTTCACGAATGTTAGGTATGCTGTTTTGGTgcttttgtaaattaaaaactgcaggtaaaaatgttacctacatttgacgctaggtaggcttgGATTTCACATcacccctagcctaatatttgaagatcaaaccgagagtttcctaaCTGTAATTCAGTCTGGTAATAGAATAAATGAGCTTACATTTCGAGTCTGAATGATAAATTCGACGTCGTCGCCCAGAGCTAGTTCCTCTTTGACTTTCGCCTCGGAGTAGTGAAAGAAGATCTCCTTGACGACGTCCGCGCGCTCGATAAAGCCAAAGTTCTCCTTCTTCGAGCAAACCACTCCGTGGTATTTCACCGGGTGTGCGGGGTTCTCGAAGCGTACGTGGCACGCCCCGAGGGTGCCTCTGGAATTATATGTCTCATTAGTCACTACAAAGCCCCTTCCCATTCCGAGGGGAGACCCACACTCagtgggttgatcctgatgagtGCCTACCAACACATGGAGGCAAATATAAGATATTTACTCATTATTCCATGCAttccaatccatactaatattataaatgcgaaagtgtgtctgtctatctgtctgtctgtttgtctgctacgctttcactggccaaccactgaaccgattttaatgaaatgtagtacagacttgggatatatcccggggaaggacataggctactttttatcctggaaaatcaaagccgcgggcatcctctagtattactTAATTCATTCAACAAAGCGGATACTCGGCGTGTGTTACTACGCTAAAAAAagttcgcattattgcctttggTTTCAAAGTCTCTAACGGATATAGGAagaaacatttttgtgttttatacaTAATCATTATTTGTATACCCCATTAGGACACAGAAACAGTTGTGAGGACGAATGTTCTATTAGTATCTAGGAGTAAACCGAGGCAAACTTTCCACAGATGTAGCTTATGTTATGACGTTATGTATCATTTGTTTTAGTTTGGgctgtgaaaatgtaacagacagacagacacactttcgcattcataatacaTATCAGTATTATAGATTAGGACGATCACACTGTGTGTGATATTATgatggcgaaagtttgtttgtgtatgtgtgtttgatACTCTTTCACGGAAAAACTACTAGACGCATTTAACTATTTGAATGGAGATGGGATTAtcacaggttactttttataacaataacatcTAACTAAACTGTCTATCAAAGTAAACAAATTGGTTGTTTTGATTCTCCCTACATCCCTAGGGTGTGTCGAGAGGCGCGCATACTGCATAGTCCATATCTAGCATACTTCTACATGATGTAATCAAATAAAGGGGATCAAAGCGATCGACCGCTTTCGGACGTTTGCATACTACGAAAAATACCAGTCGAACTTTTTAGAATTTAgaatttgaaatgaaaatggATTGGTGGATTGATTTTTTAAAGGCACTGTATGATCAATATTACTTGTACTATATATCACATTGGTGGGACAATTGCCTAAAGGTGCTTATAGTACAACATTTTATCAAAACTTACCTTTGGTTAGTAGCAATTTGAAAGCTCACTGCATCCCCAGTCCGTAAGGTGACGTTTCCCTCAACATCGTCCTTTGTGTAAGGCAGAAAGAAACATTCGCCTCTGTTCTCATATGAGATCCTTCCCGTATTATCTCCGGAGCCTTCACCTTTGACCTCTGTGGTCACGACGCCGGTGACCCGGGCTTCACTGAGCACCACCTCAGGGGCTATCTTGGTGACAGTCGATGCGATAGGTTTGCCCGTGCGGCGGTCGTAAGTCATCTCAAATTCGACAGGGTCGCCTATCTTCAAATGGTCAATGTTCCCCCCAAACTGGCTGAAGTGGAAGAACAGACGAGCCTGCCTCTCACAGCATTGTATAAAGCCATAGGAATGCTAAAAGTGAATTCAATTGGAATCAAACAATTTTAGGCTAAATTATACATCAATATAGACAAGATAACAAGAGGGCATCATTTAAAAATTCATACAAGTACAGCCTACTTTTTGCtagcaaataaaattttacattagACTAAACCTTTCTAAGCATGTTTTATTAGTTATCTGAATTTAGATTTTCTTCTGAGAGAAGTAATCTTGATTTGCAAGCTTTATTCATATGTGCTGtgatattatcaaaaatataatctttttttaaactttttagtgGGATAATGTAGAACTTAATTGTATGTTTCAaatatatgtaagtacttaaaaatCATTGAGTGCCACTATATTACAAATGTCAATTTATAATTGACTTTTCTTTAGTGTTCTGcttatttttaatgttactGTACAATATCTCCAGgcttttttaaaaatgaaaacagcGGCCTAAATGAAAAGCAAGCAAAACTAATGCCACAAAGTGTTTAGTACCTACAAAAGTTACAAAGAAATTTTATAGAAGTTACAAAGAAATTTTACTTCTAATAACTTTAGTTACaggaaattaatttaaaatattggtGTAATATTAAACAATGTACATTATAATTGCAAAGTACTATAACAATATCAGACTTTCCTGTTGACTGGCAATACAAGAGTAGCTCATTTTGAGTGATGTCCTTAAGAAAAGATGATATTATATAAGTTACCAGTAATTTCTCAATGATGCCTGTTTCCCTTATTGGTGGGTGGTTCAATGAATCGTACTGTGGTGGATTATTGGTAGAGCTAGAGGAGTATACGCCGATTGAGTCACCAATGGGGCACGTATCCAGGTTATAGTTGGTGAGGTTGAATCTATTGCCACCATTAGACTTGGGCACATTATTGAAATTCTCTCTCGGTGAACTGGGGTACTCACTACTAAACGTACCTATGgacaaatttaaataattcattCTTCATTCATTTGGGTATAGCAATAATAGCTTAGTGGTTCAAATTTTAGCCTTATTTGGGGGGTCCGGATTTCAGTTACAAGCATgtaccactaacttttcagagttatctGCATTTTAATCAACTAATTAAATTGTCACTTGTTTTAACATTGAAGGTGAACAATGAACGTCATcagcaaacctgcatgcctgaaagttttccataatgttctcaaatgtattGAAGTCAGCATTTGGCCAATGTAGAGTACTATAACAttcaacccttctcattctgagaagaaagCTGTTTTCAGTAGATGGGTTAAAACATAATAACGATGAGAAGAACATTGCCATATTTAACCGTGGTGATGGTTTATTCACTGTCTCAGTTGAAATgcatagtaagtaagtaagtagttgTTCTTTATTAGTATTAACATAAcctaatctaaatatatttaggTTTTCATTTGTGTATTATCTCTCTatcattttaaaaatctctCTATTGTATTATAAATTTGGATTGATTacaccttggattaacacataggaaaatcctggaaaataaatgaaaatgggATTTGTGTTTTTCAAAAGTATTTTTCAATGTTGAATGGTCTAAACATTGTGTTTAATTATCCTTTTACTACCATGAACCCAGCAAAAGCTTAGTTCTTAGATCTTATATGAAACATATAAAGCTA contains:
- the LOC123880750 gene encoding cold shock domain-containing protein E1 isoform X2 translates to MSSNPQWKLFQPPDSHSPSHDILDIQPSNMQTKQVYRNGTFSSEYPSSPRENFNNVPKSNGGNRFNLTNYNLDTCPIGDSIGVYSSSSTNNPPQYDSLNHPPIRETGIIEKLLHSYGFIQCCERQARLFFHFSQFGGNIDHLKIGDPVEFEMTYDRRTGKPIASTVTKIAPEVVLSEARVTGVVTTEVKGEGSGDNTGRISYENRGECFFLPYTKDDVEGNVTLRTGDAVSFQIATNQRGTLGACHVRFENPAHPVKYHGVVCSKKENFGFIERADVVKEIFFHYSEAKVKEELALGDDVEFIIQTRNGKEVACNITKLPSGSVVFEDVSPEMMRGQVLKPLERGPVYRTSDPLPGRIRYRAADHSEVEVPFGDKDQIGEFTLRHGDWVQFQVATDRRDQLKRATNISLLDESFNVSGERREQGVVCLLRNGFGFIRCAERDQRMPFQFHEVLRQGQELNVGDEVEFAVHPVTTFANSNTSQSAIRIKHLPPGTVKFETLVERGVRGMITRMPNAYPKKTSSPTRVDPTETGLITCQINNSNKNVPYTTKACGGTTGPRVGVKVIFDLYQVKRTKELIALNIQCDFTNGTSNEATNQRPILKGFIAALKDGFGFIETVDHNKEVFFHFSNLEGNPDGLELGTEVEYSLGRANGSGGGCASAEFVRVLPRGTIPVAKPLEPELHGTVTRTLRALNPDQLKYSGLIQVGGGMSYEFGIMGLACKREILQVGDPVTFQSDQEGRATNIVPIRKKRRATVDAIKGGFGFLSMEAEDSRRLFFHMSEVRGNPADLQPGDSVEFVMLTNPRNGKSSACNVVKVAKPVKARCERPERLLARLRTLSLEDAASPRVFVVRPPRGPDGSRGFRPRRPLADQLGE
- the LOC123880750 gene encoding cold shock domain-containing protein E1 isoform X1; the protein is MSSNPQWKLFQPPDSHSPSHDILDIQPSNMQTKQVYRNGTFSSEYPSSPRENFNNVPKSNGGNRFNLTNYNLDTCPIGDSIGVYSSSSTNNPPQYDSLNHPPIRETGIIEKLLHSYGFIQCCERQARLFFHFSQFGGNIDHLKIGDPVEFEMTYDRRTGKPIASTVTKIAPEVVLSEARVTGVVTTEVKGEGSGDNTGRISYENRGECFFLPYTKDDVEGNVTLRTGDAVSFQIATNQRGTLGACHVRFENPAHPVKYHGVVCSKKENFGFIERADVVKEIFFHYSEAKVKEELALGDDVEFIIQTRNGKEVACNITKLPSGSVVFEDVSPEMMRGQVLKPLERGPVYRTSDPLPGRIRYRAADHSEVEVPFGDKDQIGEFTLRHGDWVQFQVATDRRDQLKRATNISLLDESFNVSGERREQGVVCLLRNGFGFIRCAERDQRMPFQFHEVLRQGQELNVGDEVEFAVHPVTTFANSNTSQSAIRIKHLPPGTVKFETLVERGVRGMITRMPNAYPKKTSSPTRVDPTETGLITCQINNSNKNVPYTTKACGGTTGPRVGVKVIFDLYQVKRTKELIALNIQCDFTNGTSNEATNQRPILKGFIAALKDGFGFIETVDHNKEVFFHFSNLEGNPDGLELGTEVEYSLGRANGSGGGCASAEFVRVLPRGTIPVAKPLEPELHGTVTRTLRALNPDQLKYSGLIQVGGGMSYEFGIMGLACKREILQVGDPVTFQSDQEGRATNIVPIRKKRRATVDAIKGGFGFLSMEAEDSRRLFFHMSEVRGNPADLQPGDSVEFVMLTNPRNGKSSACNVVKVASKPVKARCERPERLLARLRTLSLEDAASPRVFVVRPPRGPDGSRGFRPRRPLADQLGE